From the Candidatus Methylomirabilota bacterium genome, the window ATGCCGATTGCGCCTCAAACGCAATGCGCGCTAGAGCGGTTGAGGTAGCGGAAGGACGTCTACGTGCTGGGCTTGTTTTGCGTAGGATTGCCGTGACAGGACGGCAGGTCTCTGTGCCCCGTTACCCGCCCCTGGTATGCATTTCAAGGCGAGGGTCTGCTCTGAGGCCCTCGACCAAGACCAACACGTCTCTCGCCCGAAGTTCTTTCCGCTCTTCGGCGCCGCGATCGCGTCGCCCGGTCCATCCGGAGACGATCATGGACATCAACTCTGCTTTTGAGGCCCCGGCCCGTAGCGGTGTCCGCAAGTCGATCCCGCGATGGGCGTACAGGCACAAGTACCATATCCCATCGGCAGTGAGCCGGCTCCTGTCGCAGGTACGGCAGAACGGCGTGGTTGTGGACGCAACGATGCCGAAGACTGTGCCATCCGGCAGGACAAATCGATCGGCAGGCGCCCAGCCCGTCTCAACGACCGGCTCAATACGGCCGTACTGTCGCGTGAGCGCCTCGAGGATGTCCGCCCTGGAAAAGACCTTATCCATCGACCACAGGGTCGCGCCGCCTACGTCCATGTACTCGATGAAGCGGACCTCGGCGTCGATCTGCTTGCCGAACTCCAGCAGATCAACGAGTTCGTCCTCGTTGAATCCCCGCATGACCACGCTATCAATCTTCAATCCCTTGAAGCCGACCTGTTGAGCCGTCTTGATCCCATTCAGCACCTTGTCGTGGGAGTCTCTTCGTGTCAGGACTCTGAAACGATGAGGGCGCAGGGTATCCAGACTAACCGTCACGCGATGCAGGCCGGCGTCATACAGCGCCTGCGCGGCCTCCGCCAAAAGAACTCCGTTTGTGGTGATGGCAAGATCCTCGATCCGCGGGTTGCGCGCCATCATCTCCACCAGAGCCGCAAGGTCTCTGCGGACGAGCGGCTCGCCC encodes:
- a CDS encoding radical SAM protein; the protein is GEPLVRRDLAALVEMMARNPRIEDLAITTNGVLLAEAAQALYDAGLHRVTVSLDTLRPHRFRVLTRRDSHDKVLNGIKTAQQVGFKGLKIDSVVMRGFNEDELVDLLEFGKQIDAEVRFIEYMDVGGATLWSMDKVFSRADILEALTRQYGRIEPVVETGWAPADRFVLPDGTVFGIVASTTTPFCRTCDRSRLTADGIWYLCLYAHRGIDLRTPLRAGASKAELMSMIVSGWTGRRDRGAEERKELRARDVLVLVEGLRADPRLEMHTRGG